In Zingiber officinale cultivar Zhangliang chromosome 6A, Zo_v1.1, whole genome shotgun sequence, a single genomic region encodes these proteins:
- the LOC121998157 gene encoding sodium/hydrogen exchanger 2-like isoform X1, which yields MALGLVTQHLARLGTLSATSDHASVVSINIFVALLCGCIVIGHLLEESRWINESITALVIGVCTGAVILLTTKGKSSHIFVFSEDLFFIYLLPPIIFNAGFQVKKKQFFRNFMTIMLFGAIGTLISFFTISLGAVALFRKMDIGSLDIGDFLAIGAIFSATDSVCTLQILNQDETPLLYSLVFGEGVVNDATSVVLFNAIQNFDLVHIDAIIILKFLANFGYLFLTSTLLGAFGGLLSAYIIKKLYIGRHSTDREVALMMLMAYLTYMLAELLDLSGILTVFFCGIVMSHYTWHNVTEGSRITTKHAFATLSFIAETFLFLYVGMDALDIEKWRFVSSSPGKSVQISLILLGLVLVGRAAFVFPLSFLSNLTKKSPDDRIVLKQQVTIWWAGLMRGAVSIALAYNQFARSGHTQLRGNAIMITSTISVVLFSTVVFGLMTKPLLSFLLPHNAKHFSSMSSDPSTPKSLLLPLMENGQASEDEIGEHVARPSNLRLLLTKPTHTVHHHWRKFDNAFMRPVFGGRGFVPFVPGSSSAQSLHGWN from the exons ATGGCGCTGGGCTTGGTAACGCAACACCTCGCCCGCCTCGGCACACTGTCAGCGACGTCGGACCATGCTTCCGTCGTGTCCATCAACATCTTCGTCGCGCTGCTTTGCGGATGCATCGTCATCGGGCACCTTCTGGAGGAGAGCCGATGGATAAACGAGTCGATCACCGCCCTTGTGATC GGAGTTTGCACGGGAGCCGTCATTCTGCTGACGACCAAAGGGAAGAGCTCGCACATCTTCGTGTTTAGCGAAGATCTCTTCTTCATCTACCTTCTCCCTCCCATTATATTCAATGCCGG GTTCCAAGTAAAAAAGAAACAATTCTTCCGCAACTTCATGACAATCATGTTGTTCGGTGCAATTGGGACATTAATATCATTTTTCACAATTTCCCTTG GAGCAGTTGCATTGTTCCGGAAAATGGATATTGGCTCATTGGATATTGGAGactttcttg CCATAGGTGCCATATTTTCTGCCACGGATTCTGTCTGCACCTTGCAG ATTCTTAATCAAGATGAAACACCTCTATTATATAGCTTGGTATTTGGTGAAGGAGTTGTTAATGATGCTACATCCGTTGTGCTCTTCAATGCAATTCAGAACTTTGATCTTGTTCACATCGATGCCATAATCATATTGAAATTTTTGGCAAACTTTGGATACCTGTTTCTCACCAGCACCCTCCTTGGAGCTTTT GGCGGACTGCTAAGTGCTTACATAATCAAGAAATTGTACATCGGAAG ACATTCTACTGATAGAGAAGTTGCTCTTATGATGCTCATGGCGTACTTGACATATATGTTGGCAGAA TTGTTGGATCTAAGCGGCATCCTCACAGTATTCTTCTGTGGGATAGTCATGTCACACTATACCTGGCATAATGTCACAGAGGGCTCCAGAATTACTACCAA GCACGCATTTGCCACATTATCCTTCATTGCAGaaacctttttatttctttatgttgGAATGGATGCGTTGGACATCGAAAAATGGAGGTTTGTTAGTAGCAG CCCTGGGAAATCAGTTCAGATCAGCTTGATCTTGTTAGGGCTAGTTTTGGTTGGTCGAGCTGCTTTTGTATTtccactctcatttttatccaaCCTAACAAAGAAATCTCCAGACGATAGGATCGTTCTCAAACAGCAA GTTACAATATGGTGGGCAGGTCTCATGAGAGGTGCAGTGTCCATAGCACTTGCTTATAATCAG TTTGCAAGATCTGGACACACGCAACTGCGAGGAAATGCAATTATGATCACTAGCACTATCTCTGTTGTGCTCTTCAGCACTGTG GTTTTTGGATTGATGACGAAGCCGCTCTTGAGTTTCTTATTGCCACATAACGCAAAGCACTTTAGCAGCATGTCCTCTGATCCATCAACCCCCAAATCTCTCCTATTGCCGCTCATGGAGAATGGACAGGCCTCGGAAGATGAAATAGGGGAACATGTAGCTCGGCCATCCAATCTTAGACTGCTCCTGACAAAACCAACTCATACGGTTCATCACCATTGGCGGAAGTTTGATAATGCATTCATGCGTCCGGTTTTTGGTGGGAGAGGTTTTGTTCCATTTGTTCCTGGCTCCTCTAGTGCGCAGAGCCTCCATGGCtggaattaa
- the LOC121998157 gene encoding sodium/hydrogen exchanger 2-like isoform X2, translating to MALGLVTQHLARLGTLSATSDHASVVSINIFVALLCGCIVIGHLLEESRWINESITALVIGVCTGAVILLTTKGKSSHIFVFSEDLFFIYLLPPIIFNAGFQVKKKQFFRNFMTIMLFGAIGTLISFFTISLGAVALFRKMDIGSLDIGDFLAIGAIFSATDSVCTLQILNQDETPLLYSLVFGEGVVNDATSVVLFNAIQNFDLVHIDAIIILKFLANFGYLFLTSTLLGAFGGLLSAYIIKKLYIGRHSTDREVALMMLMAYLTYMLAELLDLSGILTVFFCGIVMSHYTWHNVTEGSRITTNPGKSVQISLILLGLVLVGRAAFVFPLSFLSNLTKKSPDDRIVLKQQVTIWWAGLMRGAVSIALAYNQFARSGHTQLRGNAIMITSTISVVLFSTVVFGLMTKPLLSFLLPHNAKHFSSMSSDPSTPKSLLLPLMENGQASEDEIGEHVARPSNLRLLLTKPTHTVHHHWRKFDNAFMRPVFGGRGFVPFVPGSSSAQSLHGWN from the exons ATGGCGCTGGGCTTGGTAACGCAACACCTCGCCCGCCTCGGCACACTGTCAGCGACGTCGGACCATGCTTCCGTCGTGTCCATCAACATCTTCGTCGCGCTGCTTTGCGGATGCATCGTCATCGGGCACCTTCTGGAGGAGAGCCGATGGATAAACGAGTCGATCACCGCCCTTGTGATC GGAGTTTGCACGGGAGCCGTCATTCTGCTGACGACCAAAGGGAAGAGCTCGCACATCTTCGTGTTTAGCGAAGATCTCTTCTTCATCTACCTTCTCCCTCCCATTATATTCAATGCCGG GTTCCAAGTAAAAAAGAAACAATTCTTCCGCAACTTCATGACAATCATGTTGTTCGGTGCAATTGGGACATTAATATCATTTTTCACAATTTCCCTTG GAGCAGTTGCATTGTTCCGGAAAATGGATATTGGCTCATTGGATATTGGAGactttcttg CCATAGGTGCCATATTTTCTGCCACGGATTCTGTCTGCACCTTGCAG ATTCTTAATCAAGATGAAACACCTCTATTATATAGCTTGGTATTTGGTGAAGGAGTTGTTAATGATGCTACATCCGTTGTGCTCTTCAATGCAATTCAGAACTTTGATCTTGTTCACATCGATGCCATAATCATATTGAAATTTTTGGCAAACTTTGGATACCTGTTTCTCACCAGCACCCTCCTTGGAGCTTTT GGCGGACTGCTAAGTGCTTACATAATCAAGAAATTGTACATCGGAAG ACATTCTACTGATAGAGAAGTTGCTCTTATGATGCTCATGGCGTACTTGACATATATGTTGGCAGAA TTGTTGGATCTAAGCGGCATCCTCACAGTATTCTTCTGTGGGATAGTCATGTCACACTATACCTGGCATAATGTCACAGAGGGCTCCAGAATTACTACCAA CCCTGGGAAATCAGTTCAGATCAGCTTGATCTTGTTAGGGCTAGTTTTGGTTGGTCGAGCTGCTTTTGTATTtccactctcatttttatccaaCCTAACAAAGAAATCTCCAGACGATAGGATCGTTCTCAAACAGCAA GTTACAATATGGTGGGCAGGTCTCATGAGAGGTGCAGTGTCCATAGCACTTGCTTATAATCAG TTTGCAAGATCTGGACACACGCAACTGCGAGGAAATGCAATTATGATCACTAGCACTATCTCTGTTGTGCTCTTCAGCACTGTG GTTTTTGGATTGATGACGAAGCCGCTCTTGAGTTTCTTATTGCCACATAACGCAAAGCACTTTAGCAGCATGTCCTCTGATCCATCAACCCCCAAATCTCTCCTATTGCCGCTCATGGAGAATGGACAGGCCTCGGAAGATGAAATAGGGGAACATGTAGCTCGGCCATCCAATCTTAGACTGCTCCTGACAAAACCAACTCATACGGTTCATCACCATTGGCGGAAGTTTGATAATGCATTCATGCGTCCGGTTTTTGGTGGGAGAGGTTTTGTTCCATTTGTTCCTGGCTCCTCTAGTGCGCAGAGCCTCCATGGCtggaattaa
- the LOC121994428 gene encoding cocosin 1-like, with protein MANSIALLFLSLALCFLLPSPSLAQFSFGQQGFGQPLLSQRRLGYRSQCQLERLAALEPTRRVPSEAGFTEYFDQLNEQLQCAGVVAYRRTIQPRGLVLPYYSNAPKLVYIVQGRGISGTVIPGCPESFQSLRQGFEQQWEEESESQSQRFRDEHQKVQFFREGDVLAYPAGVANWVYNNGEVPIIAIAVADTSSNANQLDRQHRQFLLAGRERQSQEQIAQVEERFQQQKGNNLLSGFELELLAEALGVDKEVVRKIQNLNDNRGDIVRVEKGLQMLEPQRRAEQEAQEQEREEREETQERRGSSCERNGLEETYCTLKNRQNIANPTLADYYNPRAGRLTSLNVQKLPILRFIQLSAERGVLRRNAIQPPHWNINAHSIMYVVRGSGRLQVVGHRGRTVFDGELRQGQLLVIPQQHIVIKKAQSEQFEWISFKTHENAFAGHIVGKTSVLRGIPVEVLMNSYRVSREEARRLKFNRGNEIAIFSPRQEKEDRATA; from the exons ATGGCTAACTCCATAGCTCTCTTGTTTCTCTCCCTCGCTCTTTGCTTTCTCCTCCCTAGCCCCTCTCTCGCCCAATTCAGCTTTGGCCAGCAGGGCTTCGGCCAGCCGTTGTTGAGCCAACGTCGTCTTGGCTACCGGAGCCAATGCCAGCTCGAGCGCCTCGCCGCCCTCGAACCCACGCGTCGCGTGCCGTCGGAGGCTGGCTTCACCGAGTACTTTGACCAATTGAATGAGCAGTTGCAGTGTGCCGGCGTAGTCGCCTACCGCCGCACCATTCAGCCGAGAGGCCTCGTCTTGCCTTACTACTCCAATGCCCCTAAACTCGTCTACATAGTCCAAG GTAGGGGTATCTCTGGAACCGTGATTCCTGGTTGCCCAGAGTCATTCCAATCTCTACGACAAGGTTTTGAGCAACAATGGGAAGAGGAATCGGAAAGCCAGAGCCAGCGTTTCAGGGACGAGCACCAAAAGGTTCAATTCTTCCGCGAGGGCGATGTTCTCGCATATCCTGCCGGCGTCGCTAATTGGGTCTACAATAACGGTGAAGTTCCTATTATAGCAATCGCTGTCGCCGACACAAGCAGCAATGCCAACCAACTCGATCGCCAACACAGA CAATTTCTATTGGCGGGCAGAGAGAGGCAATCCCAAGAGCAAATCGCACAGGTAGAAGAGAGATTCCAGCAACAGAAGGGGAATAACCTCCTGAGCGGCTTCGAACTCGAACTACTGGCTGAGGCTCTGGGAGTCGACAAGGAAGTCGTGAGGAAGATTCAAAATCTAAACGATAACAGAGGTGACATTGTTCGCGTGGAGAAGGGGCTACAGATGTTGGAGCCACAGAGACGTGCTGAGCAGGAAGCTCAAGAGCAagagagagaggaaagagaagagacacAGGAGAGGAGGGGATCGTCATGCGAACGTAATGGATTGGAGGAAACCTACTGCACCCTCAAGAACAGACAGAACATAGCCAATCCCACTCTTGCCGACTACTACAATCCACGCGCTGGAAGACTGACTAGCCTCAACGTCCAAAAGCTTCCCATCCTTCGGTTCATCCAACTCAGTGCCGAAAGAGGAGTCCTTCGACGG AATGCAATTCAACCACCTCACTGGAATATCAATGCTCACAGTATCATGTATGTGGTAAGGGGAAGTGGTCGCTTGCAGGTGGTTGGCCACCGAGGTCGAACCGTGTTCGACGGTGAGCTCCGTCAAGGACAACTGTTGGTGATCCCACAACAGCACatagtgatcaagaaggcacaGAGCGAGCAATTCGAGTGGATCTCATTTAAGACCCATGAGAATGCGTTTGCGGGCCATATTGTGGGTAAAACATCTGTTCTTCGAGGGATTCCAGTGGAGGTGCTGATGAACTCCTACCGCGTCTCGAGGGAGGAGGCTCGGAGACTCAAGTTCAACAGAGGAAACGAGATCGCAATCTTTAGCCCCCGACAGGAGAAGGAAGATCGAGCTACTGCGTAA
- the LOC121995354 gene encoding cocosin 1-like, protein MANSITLLFLSLALCFLLPSTSLAQFSFGQQGFGQPLLSQRRLGYRSQCQLERLAALEPTRRVPSEAGFTEYFDQLNEQLQCAGVVAYRRTIQPRGLVLPYYSNAPKLVYIVQGRGISGTVIPGCPESFQSLRQGFEQQWEEESESQSQRFRDEHQKVQFFREGDVLAYPAGVANWVYNNGEVPIIAIAVADTSSNANQLDRQHRQFLLAGRERQSQEQIAQVEERFQQQKGNNLLSGFELELLAEALGVDKAVVRKIQNVNDNRGDIVRVEKGLQMLEPQRRAEQEAQEQEREEREETQERRGSSCERNGLEETYCTLKNRQNVANPTLADYYNPRAGRLTSLNVQKLPILRFIQLSAERGVLRRNAIQPPHWNINAHSIMYVVRGSGRLQVVGHRGRTVFDGELRQGQLLVIPQQHIVIKKAQSEQFEWISFKTNENAFVSHIVGKTSVLRGIPVEVLMNSYRVSREEARRLKFNRGNEIAIFSPRQEKEDRATA, encoded by the exons ATGGCTAACTCCATAACTCTCTTGTTTCTCTCCCTCGCTCTTTGCTTTCTCCTCCCTAGCACCTCTCTCGCCCAATTCAGCTTTGGCCAGCAGGGCTTCGGCCAGCCGTTGTTGAGCCAACGTCGTCTTGGCTACCGGAGCCAATGCCAGCTCGAGCGCCTCGCCGCCCTCGAACCCACGCGTCGCGTGCCGTCGGAGGCTGGCTTCACCGAGTACTTTGACCAATTGAATGAGCAGTTGCAGTGTGCTGGCGTAGTCGCCTACCGTCGCACCATTCAGCCGAGAGGCCTCGTCTTGCCTTACTACTCCAATGCCCCTAAACTCGTCTACATAGTCCAAG GTAGGGGTATCTCTGGAACCGTGATTCCTGGTTGCCCAGAGTCATTCCAATCTCTACGACAAGGTTTTGAGCAACAATGGGAAGAGGAATCGGAAAGCCAGAGCCAGCGTTTCAGGGACGAGCACCAAAAGGTTCAATTCTTCCGCGAGGGCGATGTTCTCGCATATCCTGCCGGCGTCGCTAATTGGGTCTACAATAACGGTGAAGTTCCTATTATAGCAATCGCTGTCGCTGACACAAGCAGCAATGCCAACCAACTCGATCGCCAACACAGA CAATTTCTATTGGCGGGCAGAGAGAGGCAATCCCAAGAGCAAATCGCACAGGTGGAAGAGAGATTCCAGCAACAGAAGGGGAATAACCTCCTCAGCGGCTTCGAACTCGAACTACTGGCTGAGGCTCTGGGAGTCGACAAGGCAGTCGTGAGGAAGATTCAAAATGTAAACGATAACAGAGGTGACATTGTTCGCGTGGAGAAGGGGCTACAGATGTTGGAGCCACAGAGACGTGCTGAGCAGGAAGCTCAAGAGCAagagagagaggaaagagaagagacacAGGAGAGGAGGGGATCATCATGCGAACGTAATGGATTGGAGGAAACCTACTGCACCCTCAAGAACAGACAGAACGTAGCCAATCCCACTCTTGCCGACTACTACAATCCACGCGCTGGAAGACTGACTAGCCTCAACGTCCAAAAGCTTCCCATCCTTCGGTTCATCCAACTCAGTGCCGAAAGAGGAGTCCTTCGACGG AATGCAATTCAACCACCTCACTGGAATATCAATGCTCACAGTATCATGTATGTGGTAAGGGGAAGTGGTCGCTTGCAGGTGGTTGGCCACCGAGGTCGTACCGTGTTCGACGGTGAGCTCCGTCAAGGACAACTGTTGGTGATCCCACAACAGCACatagtgatcaagaaggcacaGAGCGAGCAATTCGAGTGGATCTCATTTAAGACCAATGAGAATGCGTTCGTGAGCCATATTGTGGGTAAAACATCTGTTCTTCGAGGAATTCCAGTGGAGGTGCTGATGAACTCCTACCGCGTCTCGAGGGAGGAGGCTCGGAGACTCAAGTTCAACAGAGGAAACGAGATTGCAATCTTTAGCCCCCGACAGGAGAAGGAAGATCGAGCTACTGCGTAA
- the LOC121995355 gene encoding cocosin 1-like produces the protein MANSITLLFLSLALCFLLPSPSLAQFSFGQQGFGQPLLSQRRLGYRSQCQLERLAALEPTRRVPSEAGFTEYFDQLNEQLQCAGVVAYRRTIQPRGLVLPYYSNAPKLVYIVQGRGISGTVIPGCPESFQSLRQGFEQQWEEESESQSQRFRDEHQKVQFFREGDVLAYPAGVANWVYNNGEVPIIAIAVADTSSNANQLDRQHRQFLLAGRERQSQEQIAQVEERFQQQKGNNLLSGFELELLAEALGVDKEVVRKIQNLNDNRGDIVRVEKGLQMLEPQRRAEQEAQEQEREEREETQERRGSSCEGNGLEETYCTLKNRQNIANPTLADYYNPRAGRLTSLNVQKLPILRFIQLSAERGVLRRNAIQPPHWNINAHSIMYVVRGSGRLQVVGHRGRTVFDGELRQGQLLVIPQQHIVIKKAQSEQFEWISFKTNENAFVSHIVGKTSVLRGIPVEVLMNSYRVSREEARRLKFNRGNEIAIFSPRQEREQQGSVLDSVKELITGVFMA, from the exons ATGGCTAACTCCATAACTCTCTTGTTTCTCTCCCTCGCTCTTTGCTTTCTCCTCCCTAGCCCCTCTCTCGCCCAATTCAGCTTTGGCCAGCAGGGCTTCGGCCAGCCGTTGTTGAGCCAACGTCGTCTTGGCTACCGGAGCCAATGCCAGCTCGAGCGCCTCGCCGCCCTCGAACCCACGCGTCGCGTGCCGTCGGAGGCTGGCTTCACCGAGTACTTTGACCAATTGAATGAGCAGTTGCAGTGTGCCGGCGTAGTCGCCTACCGCCGCACCATTCAGCCGAGAGGACTCGTCTTGCCTTACTACTCCAATGCCCCTAAACTCGTCTACATAGTCCAAG GTAGGGGTATCTCTGGAACCGTGATTCCTGGTTGCCCAGAGTCATTCCAATCTCTACGACAAGGTTTTGAGCAACAATGGGAAGAGGAATCGGAAAGCCAGAGCCAGCGTTTCAGGGACGAGCACCAAAAGGTTCAATTCTTCCGCGAGGGCGATGTTCTCGCATATCCTGCCGGCGTCGCTAATTGGGTCTACAATAACGGTGAAGTTCCTATTATAGCAATCGCTGTCGCCGACACAAGCAGCAATGCCAACCAACTCGATCGCCAACACAGA CAATTTCTATTGGCGGGCAGAGAGAGGCAATCCCAAGAGCAAATCGCACAGGTAGAAGAGAGATTCCAGCAACAGAAGGGGAATAACCTCCTGAGCGGCTTCGAACTCGAACTACTGGCTGAGGCTCTGGGAGTCGACAAGGAAGTCGTGAGGAAGATTCAAAATCTAAACGATAACAGAGGTGACATTGTTCGCGTGGAGAAGGGGCTACAGATGTTGGAGCCACAGAGACGTGCTGAGCAGGAAGCTCAAGAGCAagagagagaggaaagagaagagacacAGGAGAGGAGGGGATCATCATGCGAAGGTAATGGATTGGAGGAAACCTACTGCACCCTCAAGAACAGACAGAACATAGCCAATCCCACTCTTGCCGACTACTACAATCCACGCGCTGGAAGACTGACTAGCCTCAACGTCCAAAAGCTTCCCATCCTTCGGTTCATCCAACTCAGTGCCGAAAGAGGAGTCCTTCGACGG AATGCAATTCAACCACCTCACTGGAATATCAATGCTCACAGTATCATGTATGTGGTAAGGGGAAGTGGTCGCTTGCAGGTGGTTGGCCACCGAGGTCGAACCGTGTTCGACGGTGAGCTCCGTCAAGGACAACTGTTGGTGATCCCACAACAGCACatagtgatcaagaaggcacaGAGCGAGCAATTCGAGTGGATCTCATTTAAGACCAATGAGAATGCGTTTGTGAGCCATATTGTGGGTAAAACATCTGTTCTTCGAGGGATTCCAGTAGAGGTGCTGATGAACTCCTACCGCGTCTCGAGGGAGGAGGCTCGGAGACTCAAGTTCAACAGAGGAAACGAGATCGCAATCTTTAGCCCCCGGCAAGAAAGAGAACAGCAGGGTAGCGTACTCGACAGTGTTAAGGAGTTGATCACCGGAGTTTTTATGGCCTAA